The proteins below are encoded in one region of Microbispora sp. NBC_01189:
- a CDS encoding DEAD/DEAH box helicase encodes MALPLALAGQDVIGQARTGTGKTYAFGVAMLQLVGKPRKNRKKPRGLVLVPTRELALQVTEDLVLAAGKLGSRILTVYGGRAYEPQIEALKNGVDVIVGTPGRLLDLVKQKHLDLSQITMLVLDEADRMLDLGFLPDIERIIKLVPDDRQTMLFSATMPGEIVNLSRRYLDRPTRVRAETTTAEAETTTLTTQHVYRTHRMDKIEILGRLLQSRGSGLTMVFCETKRACDMVAEQLKDKGFAVAAVHGDLGQGQREQALRAFRNGKINVLVATDVAARGIDIDDVTHVVNYDCPQDEKAYVHRIGRTGRAGRTGVAVTFVEWTELTRWKVINNALSLDFADPVETYSSSPHLYGELDIPEGTRSVLPRAQRSRTGLESEEIEDLGETGRTRSHGRSDRGGRGRESDRDRDRDNTEERRERPARTRERRRTRGGRLHEAEGSSGGDAGALTSQATAQVGDGSGSPEQAAQPAQGAQVQAQGRRSRRGGANTDALTGALAEVPAARPQEEQAAGAASEPEAAPRRASRRRTRAADTAGSQIAEPRIGEAQVGEAQVAEPRSGDQAVAAPVTEPIAEPAADPVADRPTRRRTRSTDAGASDEAPSTLSVSSVPSVPSVSSVPSVPSVPPAEATVNGVADEPVRPPVARQEPERIVPASPFMVVFRSPDLATDDDDPAPSAATERAQQRRRPPRPRPRRTG; translated from the coding sequence ATGGCGCTCCCGCTGGCGCTGGCCGGCCAGGACGTCATCGGGCAGGCGCGCACGGGCACCGGCAAGACCTATGCCTTTGGCGTCGCCATGCTCCAACTGGTCGGCAAGCCGAGGAAGAACCGCAAGAAGCCCCGCGGTCTCGTCCTCGTCCCCACGCGCGAACTGGCCCTTCAGGTGACCGAGGACCTGGTCCTCGCCGCCGGGAAGCTGGGGTCGCGCATCCTCACCGTCTACGGCGGCCGCGCGTACGAGCCGCAGATCGAGGCGCTCAAGAACGGGGTCGACGTGATCGTCGGCACCCCGGGGCGGCTGCTCGACCTGGTCAAGCAGAAGCACCTCGACCTGAGCCAGATCACCATGCTCGTCCTCGACGAGGCCGACCGCATGCTCGATCTGGGGTTCCTTCCGGACATCGAGCGGATCATCAAGCTCGTGCCGGACGACCGCCAGACCATGCTGTTCTCGGCCACGATGCCCGGCGAGATCGTGAACCTGTCCCGCCGCTACCTCGACCGGCCCACCCGCGTGCGCGCGGAGACCACTACGGCCGAGGCAGAGACGACCACGCTCACCACGCAGCACGTGTACCGCACGCACCGCATGGACAAGATCGAGATTCTCGGGCGGCTGCTGCAGAGCAGGGGCTCCGGGCTCACGATGGTGTTCTGCGAGACCAAGCGGGCCTGTGACATGGTCGCCGAGCAGCTCAAGGACAAGGGCTTCGCGGTGGCGGCCGTCCACGGCGACCTCGGTCAGGGCCAGCGCGAGCAGGCGCTGCGCGCCTTCCGCAACGGCAAGATCAACGTGCTGGTGGCGACCGACGTCGCGGCGCGCGGCATCGACATCGACGACGTCACCCACGTCGTCAACTACGACTGCCCGCAGGACGAGAAGGCCTACGTCCACCGGATCGGCCGCACCGGCCGGGCGGGCCGCACCGGCGTCGCGGTGACCTTCGTCGAGTGGACCGAGCTGACCCGCTGGAAGGTCATCAACAACGCCCTCTCGCTGGACTTCGCCGATCCCGTCGAGACCTATTCGAGCTCGCCGCACCTCTACGGCGAGCTCGACATCCCCGAGGGCACCAGGAGCGTGCTGCCGCGGGCCCAGCGCTCGCGCACGGGCCTGGAGTCCGAGGAGATCGAGGACCTCGGCGAAACCGGGCGCACCCGCTCCCACGGCAGGTCCGACCGGGGCGGGCGCGGCCGCGAAAGTGACCGCGACCGCGACCGTGACAACACCGAGGAGCGCCGGGAGCGCCCCGCCCGCACCCGCGAGCGGCGGCGGACCCGTGGCGGGCGCCTCCATGAGGCCGAAGGGTCCTCCGGCGGCGACGCCGGCGCCCTGACCTCCCAGGCCACCGCCCAGGTGGGGGACGGCTCCGGGTCGCCCGAGCAGGCCGCCCAGCCCGCCCAGGGCGCGCAGGTCCAGGCTCAGGGGCGCAGGTCCCGGCGAGGGGGCGCCAACACGGACGCCCTGACCGGCGCGCTGGCCGAGGTCCCGGCCGCGCGGCCCCAGGAGGAGCAGGCGGCCGGTGCGGCGTCCGAGCCGGAGGCGGCCCCGCGCCGGGCCTCCCGCCGCAGGACCCGCGCCGCCGACACGGCCGGCTCCCAGATCGCCGAGCCCCGGATCGGTGAGGCACAGGTCGGCGAGGCACAGGTCGCCGAGCCGCGGAGCGGGGACCAGGCGGTCGCCGCACCCGTCACGGAGCCCATCGCGGAGCCCGCCGCGGACCCCGTCGCGGACCGGCCCACGCGCCGCCGTACGCGGAGCACGGACGCGGGCGCCTCCGACGAGGCGCCGTCCACGCTGTCCGTGTCGTCAGTGCCGTCGGTGCCATCCGTGTCGTCGGTGCCGTCGGTGCCATCCGTGCCGCCGGCCGAGGCGACCGTGAACGGCGTGGCGGACGAGCCCGTCCGGCCGCCGGTCGCGCGCCAGGAGCCCGAACGAATCGTCCCGGCCAGCCCGTTCATGGTCGTGTTCAGGTCCCCCGACCTCGCGACCGACGACGACGATCCGGCTCCGTCCGCCGCGACCGAGCGCGCCCAGCAGCGGCGCCGCCCGCCCCGGCCGCGCCCGCGCCGTACGGGGTGA
- a CDS encoding alpha/beta hydrolase translates to MSTPRFLTLPPGVSSEQIETPLGSFAALEALPVSGIPERWPALLVPGFTGSKEDFISVLQTLAQAGRRVIAVDMRGQYETPGPDDPAAYTCGALGADVDAIAAAVGQGEPVHLMGHSFGGLVAREATLNGAARIASLTLMSSGPAGIIGPREAMGRVMLAELPEYGLDYLWSNRLEPEALKAGVPDDIVAFLRKRLLANHPTGLMAMAHEVLGATDRCGELARCDLDLLVLYGEHDDGWPPPLQAEMARRLDAECVVVPGALHSPAVEAPETTAAALTRFWNAAESRLLQHG, encoded by the coding sequence GTGAGCACGCCACGGTTCCTGACCCTCCCTCCGGGCGTCAGCAGCGAGCAGATCGAGACGCCGCTGGGCTCGTTCGCGGCCCTGGAGGCGCTTCCCGTGAGCGGAATCCCCGAGCGCTGGCCCGCCCTCCTCGTCCCCGGCTTCACCGGGTCGAAGGAGGACTTCATCTCCGTGCTGCAGACCCTCGCGCAGGCGGGCCGCCGGGTGATCGCGGTCGACATGCGCGGGCAGTACGAGACGCCGGGCCCCGACGACCCGGCGGCGTACACGTGCGGGGCGCTCGGCGCGGACGTCGACGCGATCGCGGCGGCCGTGGGGCAGGGCGAGCCGGTGCACCTCATGGGGCACTCCTTCGGCGGCCTCGTCGCCCGGGAGGCCACGCTGAACGGCGCCGCCAGGATCGCCTCGCTCACGCTCATGAGCTCCGGGCCCGCCGGGATCATCGGACCCCGGGAGGCGATGGGCCGGGTGATGCTCGCCGAACTGCCCGAGTACGGCCTGGACTACCTGTGGTCCAACCGGCTGGAGCCGGAGGCGTTGAAGGCGGGGGTCCCGGACGACATCGTGGCGTTCCTGCGCAAGCGGCTGCTGGCCAACCACCCCACCGGGCTCATGGCCATGGCGCACGAGGTGCTGGGCGCCACCGACCGGTGCGGCGAGCTCGCCCGGTGCGACCTCGATCTCCTGGTCCTGTACGGCGAGCACGACGACGGCTGGCCGCCGCCGTTGCAGGCCGAGATGGCCCGGCGGCTCGACGCGGAGTGCGTCGTCGTCCCCGGGGCGCTCCACTCGCCCGCCGTCGAGGCGCCCGAGACCACCGCCGCCGCCCTGACCCGCTTCTGGAACGCGGCCGAGAGCCGGCTGCTCCAGCACGGCTGA
- a CDS encoding oxygenase MpaB family protein: MTGVSGPTVQPPESVTWLVHVDRTMWVGGVRGLMLQALHPLAMRGVWQNSDFREDPFGRLRRTADFVGRVTYGSPEEAERIARRVRAIHRALRVHDPDTGRVHRVDDPELLLWVHCAEVTSYLEVVRRAGARITDRQADRYLAEQRRSAAYVGLRPEDVPGTTREMDDYFTRMRPSLRVIPESAAAVRFLLWPRLPEHLRFLSPARPVYLPFGALCYYTLPRWARRLYGVLPEVPGIAVTAALRAFRLTMNTIPDPVHQRVLDEGTRAMLRASRERLGAAGYDVGQGLRGLADPRRHPGRHPAATPPPPCPEADGG; encoded by the coding sequence ATGACCGGGGTCAGCGGTCCCACCGTCCAGCCTCCCGAGTCCGTGACATGGCTGGTCCACGTCGACCGGACCATGTGGGTGGGCGGCGTCCGCGGCCTGATGCTGCAGGCCCTGCATCCGCTGGCGATGCGGGGCGTGTGGCAGAACTCCGACTTCCGGGAGGACCCCTTCGGGCGGCTGCGCCGTACGGCCGACTTCGTGGGCCGCGTGACGTACGGCAGCCCGGAGGAGGCCGAGCGCATCGCCAGGCGGGTCCGCGCGATCCACCGGGCGCTGCGCGTCCACGACCCCGACACCGGCCGGGTCCACCGGGTGGACGACCCCGAGCTGCTGCTGTGGGTCCACTGCGCGGAGGTCACGTCCTACCTGGAGGTCGTCCGGCGGGCGGGCGCCCGGATCACCGACCGGCAGGCCGACCGCTACCTCGCCGAGCAGCGACGCAGCGCGGCGTACGTCGGGCTGCGCCCGGAGGACGTGCCGGGCACGACGCGCGAGATGGACGACTACTTCACCCGGATGCGGCCCAGCCTGCGGGTCATCCCCGAGTCGGCCGCCGCCGTCCGGTTCCTGCTCTGGCCGCGCCTGCCGGAGCACCTGCGGTTCCTGTCCCCGGCCAGGCCCGTCTACCTCCCGTTCGGCGCGCTCTGCTACTACACGCTGCCTCGCTGGGCCCGCCGCCTGTACGGCGTGCTGCCCGAGGTGCCGGGGATCGCGGTCACGGCGGCGCTGCGGGCCTTCCGGCTCACCATGAACACCATTCCCGACCCGGTGCACCAGCGCGTGCTCGACGAGGGCACCAGGGCCATGCTGCGGGCCTCCCGGGAGCGCCTCGGCGCGGCCGGGTACGACGTCGGCCAGGGCCTGCGGGGGCTGGCCGACCCCCGCCGCCATCCCGGCCGTCATCCCGCCGCCACCCCGCCGCCGCCCTGCCCGGAGGCTGACGGAGGCTAA
- a CDS encoding PD-(D/E)XK nuclease family protein has product MEQLGLDGMPRRLYTCTPSRLNTWLDCRRRYRFTYLDRPAPRKGPAWAHNSVGASVHNALAAWWREPYERRTPVVAATLLTGGWLRDGFRDDEQSAAWRDRAREMVSSYVATLDPADEPVGVERTVATRTPVLALSGRIDRLDRRGDELVVVDYKTGRRPPTPDDARSSLALAVYAIASSRMMRRACHRVELHHLPTGSVAEWEHGAESLARHLRRAEDIGLEAADADDAYREWAGPAARASGRTQSRTSGRAGGRTGGAVPAPRRGEGASAEDGAAVAVPPEIDALFPPEPGPICSWCDFRAHCPEGRAVSPDRLPWDGLPTAEEVAG; this is encoded by the coding sequence GTGGAGCAGCTCGGCCTCGACGGCATGCCGAGGCGGCTCTACACCTGCACTCCGTCACGCCTGAACACCTGGCTCGACTGCCGGCGCCGCTACCGCTTCACCTATCTCGACCGGCCGGCCCCGCGCAAGGGCCCCGCGTGGGCCCACAACAGCGTGGGGGCCTCCGTGCACAACGCGCTGGCCGCGTGGTGGCGGGAGCCGTACGAGCGGCGCACGCCGGTCGTGGCGGCCACCCTGCTGACCGGTGGCTGGCTCCGCGATGGGTTCAGGGACGACGAGCAGTCGGCGGCCTGGCGGGACCGGGCCCGCGAGATGGTCTCCTCCTACGTCGCGACGCTCGACCCGGCCGACGAGCCGGTGGGCGTCGAGCGGACGGTCGCCACGCGCACGCCGGTGCTGGCCCTGTCCGGCCGGATCGACCGGCTCGACCGGCGCGGGGACGAACTCGTGGTGGTCGACTACAAGACCGGCCGCCGTCCGCCGACGCCCGACGACGCCCGGTCCTCGCTCGCGCTCGCCGTCTACGCGATCGCCTCGTCCCGCATGATGCGCCGCGCCTGCCACCGGGTGGAACTGCACCACCTGCCCACCGGCTCGGTCGCGGAGTGGGAACACGGTGCTGAGTCGCTGGCCCGCCACCTGCGCCGGGCCGAGGACATCGGCCTGGAGGCGGCGGACGCCGACGACGCCTACCGGGAGTGGGCCGGGCCCGCCGCCCGCGCGAGCGGCCGTACACAGAGCCGTACGAGCGGCCGTGCGGGAGGCCGTACGGGAGGCGCTGTGCCGGCCCCGAGGCGAGGGGAGGGCGCGTCCGCGGAGGACGGCGCGGCCGTCGCGGTGCCGCCGGAGATCGACGCGCTGTTCCCGCCCGAGCCGGGGCCCATCTGCTCGTGGTGCGACTTCCGCGCGCACTGCCCGGAGGGACGGGCCGTCTCTCCCGACCGCCTGCCCTGGGACGGCCTCCCCACGGCCGAGGAGGTCGCCGGTTAG
- a CDS encoding MBL fold metallo-hydrolase — translation MTARIERVVTSGLVDIEGDEHKVENNTWILGDDDEVIVIDPARDAEKILQKVGDREVLAVICTHGLPDHVGAAIEVAARDEAVIAVHAKDRRLWRQTWEETWPDIEMEDEGLFSVADVELEVLATPGVTTGGVSLYCEDLAAVFTGKTLLMDGPGKLGGEYPALADQLTSIGERLFTLPHETRVLPAHGEEGRIGDLEPEFDRWLSGSLTGAQEAEPTSPLVDGTGVSGIALNRDE, via the coding sequence GTGACAGCGCGTATCGAACGAGTGGTGACCTCGGGCCTCGTGGACATCGAGGGCGACGAGCACAAGGTCGAGAACAACACCTGGATCCTGGGCGACGACGACGAGGTGATCGTCATCGACCCGGCGCGAGACGCCGAGAAGATCCTGCAGAAGGTCGGCGACCGCGAGGTCCTCGCCGTCATCTGCACCCACGGGCTGCCCGACCACGTGGGCGCCGCGATCGAGGTGGCGGCCAGGGACGAGGCGGTGATCGCCGTCCACGCCAAGGACAGGCGCCTGTGGCGGCAGACCTGGGAGGAGACCTGGCCCGACATCGAGATGGAGGACGAGGGACTGTTCTCCGTGGCCGACGTCGAGCTCGAGGTGCTCGCCACCCCCGGCGTGACCACCGGCGGCGTCTCGCTCTACTGCGAGGATCTCGCGGCGGTCTTCACCGGGAAGACCCTGCTCATGGACGGGCCCGGCAAGCTCGGCGGAGAGTATCCCGCCCTCGCCGACCAGCTCACCTCCATCGGCGAGCGGCTCTTCACCCTGCCGCACGAGACCAGGGTGCTGCCCGCGCACGGCGAGGAGGGCAGGATCGGCGACCTGGAGCCGGAGTTCGACCGCTGGCTGTCGGGGTCGCTGACCGGCGCCCAGGAGGCCGAGCCGACGTCGCCGCTGGTGGACGGCACCGGCGTGTCCGGCATCGCGCTGAACCGCGACGAGTAG
- a CDS encoding DUF6758 family protein — MRTAPTCPRCFGPLHEPNIWSSSWRCAAHGDVLPFQPPHRPSQAALDTLCEAARVPVWLPWPLPTGWLVTGFAEVGDERSGARASVVALTGPSITHGPADMLIVAEEPGIGLGAAYAGLPGPDPGAGFDAGPPHAKIDVRGHPTALWCAGPGVPDDRAVYVGEALGNWLWTVAWPAEAGCFIALADLSLRDLRDQDQAVDPPFGAFSPRLDGPRPDGDVR, encoded by the coding sequence GTGAGAACCGCGCCAACCTGCCCGCGGTGCTTCGGGCCACTACATGAACCGAACATCTGGTCGAGCTCGTGGCGGTGCGCCGCCCACGGCGACGTGCTGCCCTTCCAGCCGCCCCACCGGCCCTCGCAGGCCGCGCTCGACACTCTGTGCGAGGCCGCACGGGTTCCCGTGTGGCTTCCCTGGCCGCTTCCCACGGGGTGGCTGGTGACCGGCTTCGCCGAGGTGGGCGACGAACGGTCCGGTGCGCGGGCGAGCGTCGTCGCCCTGACCGGCCCCTCGATCACCCACGGGCCCGCCGACATGCTGATCGTCGCCGAGGAGCCCGGGATCGGCCTCGGGGCGGCGTACGCCGGGCTGCCCGGGCCCGATCCCGGCGCCGGGTTCGACGCCGGCCCGCCGCACGCGAAGATCGACGTACGCGGCCACCCGACGGCGCTGTGGTGCGCGGGGCCGGGCGTGCCGGACGACCGCGCCGTCTACGTCGGGGAGGCCCTCGGAAACTGGCTGTGGACGGTCGCCTGGCCGGCCGAGGCCGGTTGTTTCATCGCGCTGGCCGATCTCTCGCTGCGTGACCTGCGGGACCAGGACCAGGCGGTGGACCCGCCCTTCGGGGCGTTCTCGCCGAGACTGGACGGGCCGAGACCGGATGGGGATGTGCGGTAA
- a CDS encoding NUDIX hydrolase: protein MRHLGLGKRVRCVGAIIADPDGRLLLVRRGRPPGEGLWSLPGGRVEPGETDEEAVRRELREETGLDVAVVRLAGTVLRPGPGGVTYEIHDYVATPSGTASGTPVAGDDAADARWWAPADLPGLPLTDGLAGALAEWGIISGINGP from the coding sequence GTGCGACATCTTGGTCTTGGGAAGCGCGTCAGATGCGTCGGGGCGATCATCGCCGATCCGGACGGCCGGCTTCTGCTCGTACGGCGGGGCCGCCCGCCCGGCGAGGGGCTGTGGTCGCTGCCCGGCGGCAGGGTCGAGCCCGGCGAGACCGACGAGGAAGCGGTGCGCCGCGAACTGCGCGAGGAGACCGGCCTCGACGTCGCGGTCGTACGGCTCGCCGGGACCGTGCTGCGGCCCGGCCCCGGCGGCGTGACGTACGAGATCCACGACTACGTGGCGACACCCTCGGGGACGGCCTCGGGGACGCCGGTGGCCGGGGACGACGCCGCCGACGCCCGCTGGTGGGCGCCGGCCGACCTGCCCGGCCTCCCGCTGACCGACGGCCTCGCCGGCGCCCTCGCCGAATGGGGAATCATCTCCGGGATCAATGGTCCGTGA
- a CDS encoding type II CAAX prenyl endopeptidase Rce1 family protein, which translates to MSETQPDPRRLPAVYLAPGPYAGGTAWPAGPPPGWHPGRYPAWGPPAWGPPARTRWDVPPPPGTPYDQMARTALNRWWRPIAGTLAIVATFVVVSIGAGLVAYLVSLVSGVPMTESGARLFADPVLDLGFQLGVIALLLPLVLGAAWVFQRRPPGSLSSVALRLRWRWLAVCLLVALVSVVLGQAAEAGMLLSAGAGPGYGWAGWGAFLPALIVIVLLVPFQAAAEEYAYRGWIIQALGAYFRNPWPAILLGAVAFAASHGYTGWGIVYVFVFGVLMGWLAVRTGGLEAPIALHVSNNVVAFGLVAASGDMNGALEQGAVPWQALIGSAVQFAVFGFGVLIIARKWAIQTLSR; encoded by the coding sequence ATGAGCGAGACACAGCCGGATCCGCGCCGGCTTCCCGCGGTCTACCTGGCTCCGGGGCCGTACGCGGGCGGGACCGCGTGGCCGGCCGGCCCGCCGCCGGGATGGCACCCCGGGCGGTATCCGGCCTGGGGCCCTCCCGCCTGGGGCCCTCCCGCGCGGACGCGCTGGGACGTCCCGCCGCCGCCGGGCACGCCGTACGACCAGATGGCGCGCACGGCCCTGAACCGCTGGTGGCGGCCCATCGCGGGCACCCTGGCGATCGTGGCGACCTTCGTCGTGGTCTCCATCGGGGCGGGGCTGGTGGCCTACCTCGTCTCCCTGGTGTCCGGGGTGCCGATGACGGAGTCGGGGGCCCGGCTGTTCGCCGATCCCGTGCTCGATCTGGGGTTCCAGCTGGGCGTCATCGCCTTGCTGCTCCCTCTGGTGCTCGGCGCGGCGTGGGTGTTCCAGCGGAGGCCGCCTGGATCGCTCTCCTCGGTGGCCCTGCGCCTGCGGTGGCGGTGGCTGGCGGTCTGCCTGCTGGTCGCGCTGGTCTCGGTCGTGCTCGGCCAGGCCGCCGAGGCCGGGATGCTGCTGTCGGCCGGAGCCGGTCCGGGGTACGGCTGGGCGGGCTGGGGGGCGTTCCTCCCGGCCCTGATCGTCATCGTGCTGCTCGTGCCGTTCCAAGCGGCGGCCGAGGAGTACGCCTACCGGGGCTGGATCATCCAGGCGCTCGGGGCGTACTTCCGCAATCCGTGGCCGGCGATCCTGCTGGGCGCGGTGGCCTTCGCCGCCTCGCACGGCTACACGGGCTGGGGGATCGTCTACGTCTTCGTGTTCGGCGTGCTCATGGGGTGGCTCGCGGTCCGCACCGGCGGGCTGGAGGCGCCGATCGCCCTGCACGTCTCGAACAACGTCGTGGCCTTCGGGCTCGTGGCCGCCTCCGGCGACATGAACGGCGCCCTGGAGCAGGGCGCGGTCCCATGGCAGGCTCTGATCGGATCGGCCGTCCAGTTCGCGGTTTTCGGGTTTGGTGTCCTAATAATCGCCCGAAAGTGGGCAATTCAGACTCTCTCCCGATAA
- a CDS encoding HpcH/HpaI aldolase/citrate lyase family protein, whose product MRARRSCLAVPGSNPRFLEKAQGLGADEVFLDLEDSVAPGAKEEARRNVVAALRQGDWAGRTVVVRVNDLTTRWTYRDVVEVVEGAGDRLDCLMLPKVRDASHVVWLDTLLGQIERAVGLPEGGIGVEAQIEDARGLVEIDDIARSSPRLETLVFGPADFMASIGMRTLVVGEQPPGYDEGDAYHYILMRILMAARAYGLQAVDGPYLQIRDLDGFRRSARRSAALGFDGKWVLHPSQVEAANEVFSPSQEDYDHAELILDAYEYYTTVEKRGAVMLGDEMIDEASRKMALVVAARGRAAGLARTSAFTPPS is encoded by the coding sequence ATGCGCGCACGACGTTCCTGCCTGGCGGTGCCCGGCAGCAACCCCCGATTCCTGGAGAAGGCCCAGGGCCTCGGCGCCGACGAGGTCTTCCTCGACCTGGAGGACTCCGTCGCGCCGGGGGCCAAGGAGGAGGCGCGCCGCAACGTGGTCGCCGCCCTGCGGCAGGGCGACTGGGCGGGCAGGACGGTCGTCGTCCGGGTCAACGACCTCACCACCCGGTGGACCTACCGGGACGTCGTCGAGGTGGTCGAGGGCGCCGGCGACAGGCTCGACTGCCTGATGCTGCCGAAGGTCCGGGACGCCTCGCACGTGGTCTGGCTCGACACCCTGCTCGGCCAGATCGAACGGGCCGTCGGGCTGCCCGAGGGCGGCATCGGCGTCGAGGCCCAGATCGAGGACGCCCGGGGGCTCGTCGAGATCGACGACATCGCCCGGTCCTCGCCCCGGCTGGAGACCCTGGTCTTCGGCCCGGCCGACTTCATGGCCTCGATCGGGATGCGGACGCTGGTCGTGGGGGAGCAGCCCCCCGGATACGACGAGGGGGACGCCTATCACTACATCCTCATGCGCATCCTGATGGCCGCCCGGGCGTACGGCCTGCAGGCGGTCGACGGGCCGTACCTCCAGATCCGCGACCTGGACGGCTTCCGGCGGTCGGCCAGGCGGTCGGCGGCGCTGGGCTTCGACGGCAAGTGGGTGCTGCACCCCTCGCAGGTCGAGGCGGCCAACGAGGTGTTCTCCCCGTCCCAGGAGGACTACGACCACGCCGAACTGATCCTCGACGCGTACGAGTACTACACGACGGTCGAGAAGCGGGGCGCCGTGATGCTCGGCGACGAGATGATCGACGAGGCGTCGCGGAAGATGGCGCTGGTGGTCGCGGCCCGGGGCCGCGCCGCCGGGCTCGCCCGCACGAGCGCCTTCACCCCGCCCTCCTGA
- a CDS encoding DMT family transporter, which yields MRAVSLAIAGVSAFCFGFSGPMAKILGMAGLTPLEAVWVRMAGAGVLLLLVLAVFRPRALRIPRHRLPFFAAYSVIAVAAVQGLFFVAITRLPVGVALLLEYTSPVLVVLWVRFVRRIRVPRSAYLGALVAVAGLAIVVQVWEGLRLDALGLLLGLLAAACCAGYFLMSDSFGDDVDTLGLIGWGMFGSAVVLLPVSRPWHIDWAAFTRTAEVSGHAVPVAAAGLWMIVVATVVAYVTGVTAVRRLSAAVGATVASVEVIAGALIAWVLLGEHLGAAQITGGAIVLAGALFAQSATTRIGAARHVPEAPQTVRV from the coding sequence ATGAGGGCGGTCAGCCTGGCGATCGCGGGCGTCTCGGCCTTCTGCTTCGGGTTCTCCGGACCGATGGCGAAGATCCTCGGCATGGCCGGGCTCACGCCGCTGGAGGCCGTGTGGGTCCGCATGGCGGGGGCGGGCGTGCTCCTGCTGCTGGTCCTCGCTGTCTTCAGGCCGCGGGCGCTGCGCATCCCCCGCCACCGCCTGCCGTTCTTCGCGGCGTACTCGGTGATCGCGGTCGCCGCCGTGCAGGGCCTGTTCTTCGTGGCCATCACCCGCCTGCCGGTCGGGGTCGCGCTGCTGCTGGAGTACACCTCTCCGGTGCTGGTGGTCCTGTGGGTGCGGTTCGTCCGGCGGATCAGGGTGCCGCGCTCAGCCTACCTGGGCGCCCTGGTCGCGGTCGCGGGCCTCGCGATCGTCGTCCAGGTCTGGGAAGGCCTGCGGCTGGACGCGCTCGGGCTGCTGCTGGGCCTGCTGGCCGCCGCCTGCTGCGCCGGATATTTCCTGATGAGTGATTCGTTCGGCGACGACGTGGACACGCTGGGCCTGATCGGCTGGGGCATGTTCGGCTCGGCGGTGGTCCTGCTGCCCGTCTCGCGGCCGTGGCACATTGACTGGGCGGCGTTCACCCGCACGGCCGAGGTCTCCGGGCACGCAGTGCCGGTCGCCGCGGCCGGTCTCTGGATGATCGTGGTGGCCACCGTGGTGGCGTACGTGACCGGGGTCACCGCCGTACGGCGCCTGTCGGCGGCGGTCGGCGCGACGGTCGCGTCGGTGGAGGTCATCGCCGGGGCGCTGATCGCCTGGGTGCTGCTCGGCGAGCACCTCGGCGCGGCCCAGATCACCGGTGGCGCGATCGTGCTCGCCGGCGCGTTGTTCGCCCAGTCGGCGACCACCCGGATCGGCGCCGCGCGGCACGTACCCGAGGCGCCGCAGACCGTACGCGTGTAG